The genomic stretch CGGTGCTTCGCGTACCATATCCACCAGCGGAGTACGTTGTGCGTACTGTTGCAAGGCAGACTTATCCGCCACCAATCCCAACAAGGTGTCGTTACGGGACAACGCCGCATAGTTGGCAACGATCGGTGCGGTATTCTGCGTCAGCTCAAAATGGCGTTGTAGTGCTTCGGACAGCGGCAGAGTGTTGCCGCCGACATTGACCGGTTCATCGCCTTTTAACCACAACAGACCCAGTAATTCCTGTACCAGCGTCGGGGCGTTCTCATACCACACCCCTAACGCATCACCGGGCTGATAACGCAGGCCGGAATCCCCTAAGTCGATTTCGATATGGCGGACATCTTTCTCTGAGTTGCGGCCGGTAATTTTTTGATTAGTTACCAACGAGGCAGTATAAGGTGCTTCTTTATGGTACGGGCTGGTGGTTACCGCGTTAACCTGACCACTGGCAGCCGTTTGTACCGCTACCGCCGTCTGGCTGGCGAAACGCGCTTTCAGCGCCTCAGCCACCTGACGTCGCCACTGCTCTGCCAGTGGCTGGAACTCCACATCAGCATCGACACGATCCAAAAGACGTTCAGCGCCCAATTCCGCCAGGCGACTGTCAAAATCTTTACCGGCCTTGCTGAAGAATTCGTAAGAGGTATCACCCAAACCAAATACCGCGAATGTCAGCCCCGCCAGCGACGGCGCTTTCTTCGAGAACAGGAACTTATGCAACGCCACCGCTTCTTCTGGCGGCTCGCCCTCGCCCTGCGTCGAGGTGACAATCAACAGCAATTTTTCCTGTGCTATCTGCTTGAACTTGTAATCACCGGCATTCACCAGCGTCACGGGCAGGTTGGCCGCCAGCAGCTCATCGCGAACCTGCTCCGCCACACGGCGCGCGTTGCCAGTCTGGGAGGCTGAAATCAGCGTAATGGCGGCAGGCGGTGCCGCCTCTACAGCGGCTAACGCGCTGGTTGGTGCGGCGAGCGCACCGGGTTGCTGCTGAATCACGCCCCAGAAATAGCCAGACAGCCAGGCCAGTTGCGCCGGTGAAAGATCACCGGTCGCCGCCTGAAGACGCGAAAGTTGCTCCGCGCTCAACGGGAGCTGCGGAGTCGGAGAAGCCGGAATGCTCATTATGGTGTCGGTATCCTTGTTCTGGCTGCGGGCGCGAATGCCGGGTTGCCGCCATAGCCAATATCATGAAATAGAAAGTCAGATAGGATATAAGGTAACCATCCCTACCTGAACAATTAAAGACGCGATGGAAATATTTAATAACCAAAATGACTAAATAGTTTTTTTGATAACACTTATTGCTTTAAGTGTTATTGATCACAATTTATTGCATTGATTATTGGGATGTTTATTTTCCGCTATCGCACAGACGTGAAACCCTAAATAATCCGGGGGCAGAACCGTATTTCGTGACTCTGGGAGCATACCGATAATGTGGCAACGTCGCGCGCTGGAACTCAATACCCAGGATATCTGGCACTGGCAGCGGGTCGTCACGTTGGTGGAATATGCCCGTCGTTACGGTTTCAATACGCTGGTGCTAGGTCAGGCGGACTTGCTGGACAAACTGGTGACGCCCCCGGCTTATCAGTCAACCCGCTTTGACGATCGTATCAGCAGTCAACAGCGATCGCGCTGCGTCTACCTCAATCAGGTTGCCGCTTATTGTCGCGAGCAAGGATTAGCGTTATACCTGCAATGCAAAGAACTGACGTTCCCCACCGACTTGCTATTGCAGTATCCCCATTTACTGGATGATGCACGCCAGTTTCGTATTGATACCCACTTCTGGTGCGATTATCTGGCCGCCAAAGTCGAACAACTGATGCAACAAATCCCACGATTGCATGGGCTGATGCTGGCTATCTCCAACAGTGACAGCCTGATACGCTTCGCCCCCCCACCCGGCGAAGAGATACAGCGTGGCGGCACAGTCCCCCCCGCCACAGACAGCGAACCGGTCTACCGGCAATTGTTCGCGGCCGTTGCCCGCGTTATCCACGCCCACCAGCGCCACCTGGTATTACGCGCCTTTCCGGCTAATCATCAGGATATGTCTCATGTGCTGGACGCTATCCGCAGCCTGCCGACTAGCGTATCTGCCGCCATCAAAATGACGCCGGAACGCTTCTGGCCGGAATTTCCCAATAATCC from Dickeya zeae NCPPB 2538 encodes the following:
- the cysJ gene encoding NADPH-dependent assimilatory sulfite reductase flavoprotein subunit, encoding MSIPASPTPQLPLSAEQLSRLQAATGDLSPAQLAWLSGYFWGVIQQQPGALAAPTSALAAVEAAPPAAITLISASQTGNARRVAEQVRDELLAANLPVTLVNAGDYKFKQIAQEKLLLIVTSTQGEGEPPEEAVALHKFLFSKKAPSLAGLTFAVFGLGDTSYEFFSKAGKDFDSRLAELGAERLLDRVDADVEFQPLAEQWRRQVAEALKARFASQTAVAVQTAASGQVNAVTTSPYHKEAPYTASLVTNQKITGRNSEKDVRHIEIDLGDSGLRYQPGDALGVWYENAPTLVQELLGLLWLKGDEPVNVGGNTLPLSEALQRHFELTQNTAPIVANYAALSRNDTLLGLVADKSALQQYAQRTPLVDMVREAPVELTPEQLIGLLRPLTPRLYSIASSQDDVGSEVHITVGVVRYEYEGRARSGGASGYLADQLDEEGEVRVFIEHNDNFRLPANPDTPVIMIGPGTGIAPFRAFMQQREAEGAGGKNWLFFGNPHFTEDFLYQVEWQRYVKDGLLTDIDLAWSRDQAHKVYVQDKIREKGAQVWRWIQDGAHIYVCGDANRMAKDVEHALLDIVAEQGGMDAEQADEFLSELRLERRYQRDVY